From one Oncorhynchus clarkii lewisi isolate Uvic-CL-2024 chromosome 6, UVic_Ocla_1.0, whole genome shotgun sequence genomic stretch:
- the LOC139411980 gene encoding beta-crystallin B2-like, protein MATDHQNPASKQQQPGTSAFKLIIYEQENFQGRCHELTGPCNDLQEAGVEKVGSILVLCGPWVGYEQANCKGEQYVFEKGEYPRWDSWTNSRRSDNIFAFRPIKVDSQEHKIVLYENPSFAGKKIEIIDDDVPSFHSHGYQEKVTSVRVQSGTWVGYQYPGYRGYQYLFEKGEYKDCAEFGAQFPQIQSVRRIRDMQWHQRGAFHPVAGAN, encoded by the exons ATGGCCACAGACCACCAGAACCCTGCATCCAAGCAGCAGCAGCCAGGCACCAGTGCTTTcaag TTGATCATCTATGAACAGGAGAACTTCCAGGGGCGTTGCCATGAGCTGACTGGTCCCTGTAACGACCTCCAGGAAGCAGGCGTGGAGAAAGTGGGCTCCATACTGGTGCTGTGTGGACC ATGGGTGGGTTACGAGCAGGCTAACTGTAAAGGGGAACAGTATGTGTTTGAGAAGGGGGAGTATCCTCGCTGGGATTCCTGGACCAACAGCAGACGTAGCGACAACATCTTTGCATTCCGCCCCATTAAAGTG GACAGCCAGGAGCACAAGATTGTCCTTTATGAAAACCCCAGTTTCGCGGGGAAGAAGATCGAGATCATAGATGATGATGTCCCCAGCTTCCACTCACATGGATACCAAGAGAAGGTCACCTCTGTCAGAGTTCAGAGTGGCAC TTGGGTGGGGTACCAGTATCCTGGCTACAGAGGCTATCAGTACCTGTTTGAGAAGGGGGAATACAAGGACTGTGCTGAGTTTGGTGCCCAGTTCCCTCAGATCCAGTCCGTCAGGCGCATCCGAGACATGCAGTGGCACCAGAGGGGAGCTTTTCACCCTGTCGCTGGCGCCAACTAA
- the LOC139411981 gene encoding beta-crystallin B3-like, with protein MSEQQSAPEQMAAGKSQGGAGATYKVVLFEFENFQGRKAEFSTECKDVSEKGLEKVGSMLVESGPWVGYDRQGFAGEQFVLEKGEYPRWDTWTNSQYSYSFWSMRPLKVDSAEHKLHLFESPGFTGRKMEIVDDDVPSLWGHGFQDRVASVKALNGTWVGYMYPGYRGCQYVFECGDFKHWNDWDAPAPQIQSVRRVRDMQWHKRGCFTVPAPSPDPAPAPAPAPAPAPPAPPAASGAS; from the exons ATGTCGGAGCAGCAGAGCGCCCCTGAGCAAATGGCTGCAGGGAAGAGCCAGGGTGGAGCAGGAGCCACTTACAAG GTGGTGCTGTTTGAGTTTGAGAATTTCCAGGGCCGCAAGGCTGAGTTTTCTACTGAGTGTAAAGATGTTTCAGAGAAGGGCCTGGAGAAGGTGGGCTCTATGCTGGTTGAGTCTGGCCC ATGGGTGGGGTATGACCGCCAGGGGTTTGCAGGTGAGCAGTTTGTTCTGGAGAAAGGCGAGTATCCACGCTGGGACACCTGGACCAACAGCCAGTACAGCTACTCCTTCTGGTCCATGCGGCCTCTCAAAGTG GATAGTGCCGAACACAAGCTCCATCTGTTTGAGAGCCCAGGCTTCACTGGTAGAAAGATGGAgattgttgatgatgatgttccCAGTTTGTGGGGACATGGTTTCCAAGATCGCGTAGCGAGTGTCAAGGCCCTCAACGGAAC ATGGGTCGGCTACATGTACCCCGGCTACAGGGGGTGCCAGTACGTGTTTGAGTGTGGAGACTTCAAGCACTGGAACGACTGGGATGCCCCTGCACCTCAGATCCAGTCTGTCCGACGTGTGCGAGACATGCAGTGGCACAAGAGGGGGTGTTTCACCGTCCCTGCTCCTTCCCCTGATCCAGCTCCTGCCCCCGCTCCTGCCCCAGCACCCGCACCCCCTGCACCCCCTGCCGCCTCCGGGGCCAGCTGA